One segment of Deltaproteobacteria bacterium DNA contains the following:
- a CDS encoding chorismate synthase — translation MSGNTFGRLFRLTTFGESHGPALGGVIDGCPAGLDLDEAVIQRELDLRRPGQGPASTARKEPDTVRILSGVFEGRTTGTPIGFVIENTDQRSRDYSAIADTYRPGHGDLTYDRKYGVRDYRGGGRSSGRETVSRVAGGAVAQVYLGKVGVSVRACTRELGGIVAADTRWDLIGDNPFFSPDPSLIPTWEEKIRATRAAGDTLGGVVEIEALGVPPGLGEPVFDKLDARLAYALMGVGAVKGVEIGRGFEAARLTGMQNNDPITPKGFTSNNSGGILAGISNGDRILVRAAIKPIPSVGRPQQTVDRSGRAVSITVGGRHDICAIPRIVPVLKAMVLLTLADMHLLQFGPLNRP, via the coding sequence ATGAGCGGCAACACGTTCGGACGTCTGTTTCGGCTGACAACCTTCGGAGAATCACACGGCCCGGCCCTGGGCGGGGTCATCGACGGCTGCCCCGCGGGCCTGGATCTGGACGAGGCCGTGATCCAGCGAGAACTTGATCTCCGGCGACCCGGCCAGGGCCCTGCCTCCACGGCCCGCAAGGAGCCCGATACCGTCCGAATCCTGTCCGGAGTCTTCGAGGGCCGGACCACGGGGACCCCCATTGGCTTCGTCATCGAGAACACGGACCAGCGCTCCAGGGACTATTCGGCCATCGCCGACACCTACCGGCCCGGGCACGGCGATCTAACCTATGATCGGAAATACGGAGTCAGGGACTACCGGGGCGGCGGCCGGTCCTCGGGCCGGGAGACCGTCTCCAGGGTCGCCGGAGGGGCCGTGGCCCAGGTCTACCTCGGCAAGGTTGGCGTCTCGGTCCGGGCCTGCACCCGGGAACTTGGGGGAATCGTCGCTGCGGACACCCGCTGGGACCTCATCGGGGACAACCCCTTCTTCTCCCCAGACCCGTCATTGATCCCGACCTGGGAAGAAAAAATCCGAGCGACCAGAGCCGCTGGAGACACCTTGGGCGGGGTGGTCGAAATCGAGGCCCTTGGTGTCCCGCCGGGACTGGGCGAGCCGGTCTTCGACAAGCTCGACGCCAGGCTGGCCTATGCCCTCATGGGCGTCGGCGCCGTCAAGGGTGTCGAAATCGGGAGAGGATTCGAGGCCGCCCGACTGACCGGAATGCAGAACAACGATCCCATCACCCCGAAGGGCTTCACCTCCAACAACTCCGGCGGAATCCTGGCCGGAATTTCCAACGGAGATCGAATCCTGGTCAGGGCCGCTATCAAACCGATTCCCTCCGTCGGACGTCCCCAGCAGACCGTGGACCGATCCGGTCGGGCCGTGTCGATCACCGTCGGCGGCCGCCACGACATCTGCGCCATTCCCCGCATCGTTCCCGTTCTCAAGGCAATGGTCCTCCTGACCCTGGCCGACATGCATCTGCTCCAATTTGGGCCCTTGAACCGCCCTTGA